The DNA segment AAAAGCAACTTTCTCTTCATTTAAATACCCAAAAATTGTCCCTTCATTGTTTTTGGTAATGATATTTATAGTAGAACCTACTTGAAAATCTTTAGGTTCAGAAATGGATGTAACACGATCTACTACAGTTACTCCTGTTTCTATATTAGTGTTTTCGGTAATGGGAATATAGTCAAAAGTCTCATTACCTTCATCATCGGTATTTTGCACCTCAATAGCTTTATAAGACACATCGTAAGCAGTAGTAGTAAGATCTCTATTTAACATCCACCCAACAAGACCCCACATACCTAAAAAGCATATAGCTAATACAATGTTAGACCCTGGAATGGTTTTGTATGTTTTTTTCCATAATAAAAACAACACGTAAGTAATTATTGCTAAAGGCACTACAGTTAATAAAATATTGACTATGTTATAGATTACTGCAGCGTTACCACTTAACACTCTATCTACATTATCTCTTGCAAATAAAATTAATGAAGAGGCTCCTTGCTCAAAAGAAAGCCAGAAAAATACGGTAAAGAAAGCAAATATTACAAAGGCGATCATCCGGTCGCGCACTATTTTAGTATATCGTGAAATACGTCTGATGACCAATACCAAAAATAGCAGGAGACCAATTAACACTGTAACTATTTGTCCTGATAGACCAAAAGCTTCATATGGGAAGAGGTTTACATTTCCAATTTTTGAAAGCGGATCGTTAATTAAATATCCTAACCCAATTAAAGAGGTTATTACAATTAATACCTTATCAAGAATAGTGAACGGATTTTCTTTCTCTTCAGCTTCTTTAGTGTCATTTTTTGCACTTTTTTCATTTATGTTTTGTGGCAATTCAACTTCGTGTTCTTTTGTAGGTTTTGCACCTATTTTACCAAACAAGTTTTTAGAAAACCAAAATTGTAAAGTACCCAATAACATAAAAATTCCAGCCAAACCAAAGCCCCAAGACCATCCTACACGCTCAGCCAAGTAACCACAAAGCATCATTCCGAAGAATGCACCTGCGTTTACCCCCATATAGAAAATGGTATAAGCCCCATCTTTCTTTTCAGGGTTTTTCTTATACATTTCAGAAATAATAGAGGTAATGTTGGGCTTAAAGAACCCAGTACCAATAACCAATAACGCCAAACCAACATATAAGGAAGCTTCGGTTTCTAACGCCATACTGGCATGGCCTAGTGTCATAATTAAAGCTCCAATTACAACTGCCGAACGGTATCCGGTTAGTTTATCGGCTATAATTCCTCCTAAAATAGGGGTTAGATATAACAAACCTGCATAGGTTCCGAAAAGTGCTCCAGCATTTGCTGCGGTCCATTCCCACCCGGGATTATAACCAATAGCAGCCATGGTTAAAAAGTTAACTAATAGAACGCGCATTCCATAGAATGAAAAACGTTCCCACATTTCGGTAAAGAAGAGAACAAACAATCCCGCAGGATGCCCCATTACTTTATCTTTAAACAGGTTTTCAATATCTGTATTCATATACTTCGTGTAAAAAAGGAGTTAGTTGATTTTTTCGTCTGCCAGTTCGTAATTTTCCTGCTCTAACATTTCACGTTCGTTGTCTTCGGCACCGTGTGTAAGTTTCTCTAGTTTCTTTCTGAAAACCATTACTAATAAACCAAAAGCGACACAGAAAACAGCTATACCTGTAAACACAGTGTATTCACCAAGGTCTGATGCAGACTCACCTAACAATCCAGCTACTTTATTACCAAGACCTGTCATTGCGAAATAAACACCCATCATTAACGAAGCATATTTAAGCGGTGCTAATTTAGTGATATAAGAAAGCGCTACAGGTGAAAGACATAATTCTCCAATAGTATGGAACAGATATGCTGCTACTAACCAGTACATTGCAGATGATCCTGAGTTATTAAATTCAGCTGTTGCTCCCGTCATAAAAAAGAACCCAGCACCCATAATTATAAGTCCGATACACATCTTAAAAAGAGATGTTGAAACTTTTCCTTTTAATTTTCGCTTTGCCCAATAGGCAGCCACTATCGTACCAAAAATAATAATAAACATAGCGTTAAGGGATTGAAACCAAGAGGCGGGAACTTCCCAGCCCATTAGCATCCTATTTGTTTTTTCGGAAGCATAGATATTCATTAATCCTCCAGCTTGCTCAAAAGCACCCCAGAAAACGATTACCATTAAAAAGGATATAAACAATACAACAACGCGATCTTTTTCCTTTTTATTTAATGGACGTTTCATTGCTGCTTTTTCTTCTTCATTTTCTGATGTATTGGTATTATTACCAACATACTTTAAATGCTTTTGACCTAGCACATATTGTAACAAACCTAAAGCCATACCTATACCTGCTAATCCAAATCCATAATGCCAGCCATATACTTCACCTACATAACCAACTATTAAACTGGAAAGAAAAGCTCCTACATTAATACCTATATAAAAAATGGTAAATCCTTTATCTCTTCTTATATCTCCTTTTTTATATAAACCACCTACCATGGTTGAAATATTAGGCTTCAGCATTCCTACACCAGCTACAATAAGACCAAGACCTGTGTAAAAAGCCCACATTTCTTCAACGGCCAAAATACTGTGACCAGCTACTAATAGAATTCCACC comes from the Marixanthomonas ophiurae genome and includes:
- a CDS encoding peptide MFS transporter, which gives rise to MNTDIENLFKDKVMGHPAGLFVLFFTEMWERFSFYGMRVLLVNFLTMAAIGYNPGWEWTAANAGALFGTYAGLLYLTPILGGIIADKLTGYRSAVVIGALIMTLGHASMALETEASLYVGLALLVIGTGFFKPNITSIISEMYKKNPEKKDGAYTIFYMGVNAGAFFGMMLCGYLAERVGWSWGFGLAGIFMLLGTLQFWFSKNLFGKIGAKPTKEHEVELPQNINEKSAKNDTKEAEEKENPFTILDKVLIVITSLIGLGYLINDPLSKIGNVNLFPYEAFGLSGQIVTVLIGLLLFLVLVIRRISRYTKIVRDRMIAFVIFAFFTVFFWLSFEQGASSLILFARDNVDRVLSGNAAVIYNIVNILLTVVPLAIITYVLFLLWKKTYKTIPGSNIVLAICFLGMWGLVGWMLNRDLTTTAYDVSYKAIEVQNTDDEGNETFDYIPITENTNIETGVTVVDRVTSISEPKDFQVGSTINIITKNNEGTIFGYLNEEKVAFAKENAIAQDRDSGIVEATVTEIKDNQVEITVSWFSILNSFFIIAFASFFSKWWDSKYNPSAAVKYALGLIIMAIGFGLLAYGSYGITAGVKVSMIWLIFAYLFHTLGELCLSPVGLSYVSKLVPARMIALMFGMWYLAIAIGNKLAAVVGGQIENITEEYSLSTFFLIFTVVPTVAGLLILALNPVLKRLMHGVR
- a CDS encoding peptide MFS transporter, encoding MADTMQYKKQKELFGHPVGLYILFFTEMWERFSYYGMRAILVLYLVAETVDDNAGLGWTNNEALQLYGWYTMLVYVASIPGGWIADKFLGQKKSVLYGGILLVAGHSILAVEEMWAFYTGLGLIVAGVGMLKPNISTMVGGLYKKGDIRRDKGFTIFYIGINVGAFLSSLIVGYVGEVYGWHYGFGLAGIGMALGLLQYVLGQKHLKYVGNNTNTSENEEEKAAMKRPLNKKEKDRVVVLFISFLMVIVFWGAFEQAGGLMNIYASEKTNRMLMGWEVPASWFQSLNAMFIIIFGTIVAAYWAKRKLKGKVSTSLFKMCIGLIIMGAGFFFMTGATAEFNNSGSSAMYWLVAAYLFHTIGELCLSPVALSYITKLAPLKYASLMMGVYFAMTGLGNKVAGLLGESASDLGEYTVFTGIAVFCVAFGLLVMVFRKKLEKLTHGAEDNEREMLEQENYELADEKIN